In the genome of Harmonia axyridis chromosome 4, icHarAxyr1.1, whole genome shotgun sequence, the window AGATATATGATTCAGGAGATTGAAACATTTCAGCATTGTGTTAGGTATTACCTCTCAGTGTTTACACCTGTACCTCCTGAAATAGGATTGTCCATAATCATAGCGCAACATAGGGTATACATAACTTGGACAATAACACTGGAAAAACTTCAAACCTAAGAGGATTCATAGAGCACCTAGATCTTGATAGAAATGGAGGAAGGGACAGTTTAGGAGTCAGAAGGAAAACCTAGATATATAATTCAGAAGATCTAAACTTTTTGGCAGTGTTTTTGGTGTTTGTTTCTTACCTTACAGTGTTTACACCGGTACATCCTGGAGTAGGGTTGTCCGCAATCGTAGCGCGACAAAAGGTCGGCATTGATGCAGGCAGCCTGTCCGGCCAGGTTGTCCAGCACCAGGAGTTCGTCCAGCATCTGTCTACAAGGGGCACCCCCCCGAAGAGCGATCTCAGGAAGGGCACCTTCTACAGCGTGTTCGCAACAGTGGCGCATCCGAAGACCGTGCAGCACCTCGCGCCTGCGCTCTATACCCAGGTCGCGGCCGCACACCTCCTCTTTGTGCGattctttcaaataataaagGCACTGAGTAGAGTTACTGTTAACAGTGGCGGGGGGACAAGGCGGCGGACAAGCGGAAGAGGTTATCTCCTCCGTTGACGTGGTATGCGACGAAGAACAGACGGCCCGCAGTTCGTCCGTGAGTTGCAGGTCGTTGGTCGACAGCCAGGGGTTCAGTAGCGGCGGGACGTTGTTACCTGTGGCAGTGGCGAACGCCAGGCCGGCGGCCATCAGGAGCAAAGACAGGCCGACCGACGAGACCTGGTGCATTCTGCGGTGCATTCAGCTGCGGGAGCCGGGAGCATCGCTGCTGCGGTTGCCCCCCTCGTGGCTCCCCCGGGCTCCTTCTGCCAGGGCCCGCTAGGCCGCCCCCCGGCCTCTCTCACCTCCGTCATGCTGCATGCTCGACGACGACGACGGCGACGTTGACTGACGTGTCGCGACGCAACCTTCAACGCACATCACATCTCTATCTCACGGCACTACACACGACTGTCCTTCGCTTTCACTGCTTCTCGACTCCGCGAGATTTCTCGTCTTGTACGCGAGCACTGCTGCTGCTTCTGGCAACGGCCGCCATCTTTGAGAAGGTATGTTGGTAACAGTCCTCCCCGCCCGGGCGCGAGCTGTGCCGGCCGTCTCTCGCTCGACACTGGCGCTCACACTGATTTTAGGGCGCAGGCGCTGAAGAGATCGATAGGACACCGCCGCCGCCCCGGCCCGCTCAGATCAATTACACGTCTGCGGCTGACGCGACACTGGCGACGTCTAGCGGCAAGGCGGTTCTTCGGGCGGGAGGAGTGCCATCTGTTGACGGTCGGAGGTAGAGTCGAGAACATCGATCGGTTAGGGTTGAACGCGTGGGTGTTAGAACTGCTTGGGGTAAATCTGAATGAAATTTGACACGATAACGATTT includes:
- the LOC123677705 gene encoding uncharacterized protein LOC123677705, which gives rise to MHRRMHQVSSVGLSLLLMAAGLAFATATGNNVPPLLNPWLSTNDLQLTDELRAVCSSSHTTSTEEITSSACPPPCPPATVNSNSTQCLYYLKESHKEEVCGRDLGIERRREVLHGLRMRHCCEHAVEGALPEIALRGGAPCRQMLDELLVLDNLAGQAACINADLLSRYDCGQPYSRMYRCKHCKEAYRRWVCSTFLPHFTRAKRRVRPCLSICQDVERQCPYLLPGDMTVIPGETTTHPTPQYAGEPTFICLDLKIPLTGRQKLRSSHVGEEDCCYTHCGSPGRGGGGTMELCEHCPGRPGKEEKEETSIATRTHRRTSVLIWTAWIVAHAPNQIKDLLKCLLVMCAISVRTTLTWTKNACRSCS